A single region of the Malaclemys terrapin pileata isolate rMalTer1 chromosome 4, rMalTer1.hap1, whole genome shotgun sequence genome encodes:
- the WARS1 gene encoding tryptophan--tRNA ligase, cytoplasmic, with product MADVENCDSYPSSPLELFERVTAQGEKVRSLKAGKASTDEIDAAVKLLLSLKVTYKTATGQDYKAGSPPVNFSPVSNNGPTTTQDEDFVDPWTVQTSNAKGVDYDKLIVRFGSSKIDKELINRIERVTGKTPHHFLRRGIFFSHRDMNQILDAYENKKPFYLYTGRGPSSEAMHVGHLIPFIFTKWLQEVFNVPLVIQLTDDEKYLWKDLTIEKAYEYAIENAKDIIACGFDINKTFIFSDLDYLGMSSGFYKNVVKVQKHVTFNQVKGIFGFTDSDCIGKISFPAIQAAPSFSSSFPQIFKDKKDIQCLIPCAIDQDPYFRMTRDVAPRIGYLKPALLHSIFFPALQGAQTKMSASDPNSSIFLTDTPKQIKTKINKHAFSGGKDTIEEHRKYGGNCEVDVSYMYLTFFLEDDDKLEKMKQAYTSGALLTGELKKVLIETLQPLVAAHQQRRKQITDEMVKQFMTPRKLAFDF from the exons ATGGCAGACGTTGAGAACTGTGACTCTTACCCTTCAAGTCCACTTGAGCTGTTTGAAAGAGTGActgcacaaggagaaaaagtcAGATCACTGAAAGCAGGGAAAGCATCAACg GATGAAATTGATGCAGCAGTGAAGCTGTTATTGTCATTAAAAGTGACTTATAAAACAGCAACAGGACAAGATTACAAGGCTGGTTCTCCTCCAGTCAATTTCTCACCAGTAAGCAATAATGGTCCAACTACTACACAGGATGAGGATTTTGTAGACCCTTGGACAGTGCAGACATCCAATGCGAAAGGCGTAGACTACGACAAACTTATAG TTCGATTTGGAAGCAGTAAAATTGATAAAGAGCTAATCAATCGAATAGAGAGAGTTACTGGAAAAACACCTCACCACTTTCTGCGCAGAGGCATCTTTTTTTCTCATAG aGATATGAACCAAATTCTTGATGCATATGAAAATAAGAAGCCCTTTTACCTTTATACAGGTAGAGGCCCCTCCTCAGAGGCAATGCATGTTGGTCATCTTATCCCATTTATTTTCACAAA gTGGCTGCAAGAAGTATTTAACGTTCCCTTGGTTATACAGTTGACTGATGATGAGAAATACCTGTGGAAAGATCTGACAATTGAGAAAGCTTATGAATATGCTATAGAAAATGCAAAGGACATCATAGCCTGTGGTTTTGACATCAATAAAACCTTTATCTTTTCTGATCTTGACTACTTGGG GATGAGTTCAGGATTCTACAAGAATGTTGTAAAGGTTCAGAAGCATGTTACATTTAACCAAGTGAAGGGAATCTTTGGCTTTACAGACAGTGATTGCATTG GAAAGATCAGTTTTCCTGCTATCCAAGCTGCTCCATCCTTTAGCTCATCATTTCCACAAATCTTCAAGGACAAGAAGGACATTCAGTGTCTTATCCCATGTGCCATTGATCAG GATCCTTATTTTAGAATGACAAGGGATGTAGCTCCGAGGATTGGATATCTTAAACCAGCCTTATTGCATTCGATCTTCTTCCCAGCGCTGCAAGGAGCACAGACAAAAATGAGTGCTAGTGACCCCAACTCCTCCATCTTCCTCACTGACACACCCAAGCAGATCAAGACAAAG ATCAACAAGCATGCCTTCTCTGGAGGTAAAGATACTATTGAAGAACACAGGAAGTATGGGGGTAACTGTGAGGTTGATGTCTCTTACATGTATCTCACCTTCTTCCTTGAAGATGATGACAAACTTGAAAAAATGAAGCAG GCTTACACAAGCGGAGCACTGCTCACAGGAGAGCTAAAGAAGGTGCTTATTGAAACACTACAGCCCTTGGTAGCAGCTCATCAGCAGAGACGCAAACAGATCACAGATGAAATGGTGAAACAATTTATGACTCCACGGAAACTGGCATTCGATTTTTAA